In a single window of the Pseudomonas sp. B21-015 genome:
- a CDS encoding serine/threonine transporter — MTEIHTPAADNPAVDLTRNREITHKGWSKHDTTWMLGLYGTAIGAGTLFLPINAGVGGFWPLLILAVLAFPMTFFAHRGLTRFVLSGRSGDITEVVEEHFGIGAGKLITLLYFFAIFPILLVYSVALTNTLSSLMEHQLHMTPPPRAILSLGLILGLMAIVRCGQGVIVKCMSVLVYPFVAALLLLGISLIPNWNGAFFATASEGMPMPLFFQTLWLAIPVMVFSFNHSPIISAFAVDQKQRYGEQAERKSSGILAIAHAMMVVTVMFFCFSCVLALSPADLAAAKAQNISILSYLANHFQTPIIAYAAPLIALVAITKSFLGHYIGASEGFQGLIVKSLRGRGRVMSARWLNRITALFMILSCWAVATFNPSILGMIETLGGPIIACLLFLMPMYAIRRVPALRQYSGQASNVFVVLIGLIALSAIIYSFMP; from the coding sequence ATGACCGAAATACATACACCTGCCGCCGATAATCCTGCTGTAGACCTGACACGTAATCGCGAAATAACCCACAAGGGCTGGAGCAAGCACGACACCACATGGATGCTCGGCCTCTATGGCACGGCGATTGGCGCCGGCACGCTGTTCCTGCCGATCAACGCCGGCGTGGGTGGTTTCTGGCCACTGCTGATTCTGGCTGTGCTGGCATTTCCGATGACATTCTTTGCCCACCGCGGCCTGACGCGTTTCGTGTTATCCGGTCGTTCCGGGGACATCACCGAAGTGGTGGAAGAACACTTCGGCATCGGCGCCGGCAAGCTGATCACGCTGCTGTATTTCTTCGCGATCTTCCCGATTCTGCTGGTGTACAGCGTGGCGCTGACCAACACCCTGAGCAGCCTGATGGAGCACCAGTTGCACATGACGCCACCGCCTCGGGCGATTCTATCGCTGGGGCTGATTCTCGGCCTGATGGCCATCGTCCGTTGCGGTCAGGGCGTCATCGTCAAATGCATGAGCGTGCTGGTTTACCCGTTCGTCGCGGCGTTGTTGCTGCTCGGTATCAGCCTGATTCCAAACTGGAACGGCGCGTTCTTCGCCACCGCCAGTGAAGGCATGCCCATGCCGTTGTTCTTCCAGACGCTGTGGCTGGCGATCCCGGTAATGGTGTTCTCGTTCAACCATTCGCCGATCATCTCCGCCTTCGCCGTCGATCAGAAACAGCGTTACGGCGAGCAAGCCGAACGCAAAAGCAGCGGAATTCTGGCGATCGCGCACGCCATGATGGTCGTCACGGTGATGTTCTTCTGCTTCAGCTGCGTGCTGGCGTTGTCCCCGGCGGATCTGGCCGCTGCGAAGGCACAGAACATTTCGATCCTGTCGTACCTGGCCAACCATTTCCAGACACCCATCATCGCTTACGCCGCGCCGCTGATTGCGCTGGTGGCAATCACCAAATCCTTCCTCGGCCATTACATCGGCGCCAGCGAAGGCTTTCAGGGCCTGATCGTGAAAAGCCTGCGTGGCCGTGGTCGAGTCATGTCCGCCCGTTGGCTGAACCGCATCACTGCGCTGTTCATGATCCTCAGCTGCTGGGCCGTGGCGACTTTCAATCCGAGCATCCTGGGCATGATCGAAACCCTCGGCGGGCCGATCATCGCGTGCCTGTTGTTCCTGATGCCGATGTACGCCATCCGCCGCGTGCCGGCCTTGCGCCAGTACTCGGGCCAGGCCTCGAACGTGTTCGTGGTGTTGATCGGCTTGATTGCACTGTCTGCGATCATCTACTCATTCATGCCCTGA
- a CDS encoding phosphate-starvation-inducible protein PsiE, which yields MKINWAENLRQNVHQLAESLGNLFVETFHYLALFAIGAVTAWAAVMEFLGMLEKGNIKIDDILLLFIYLELGAMVGIYFKTNHMPVRFLIYVAITALTRLLISNVSHHNPPDLGIIYLCGGILLLAFSILVVRYASSQFPSVKIEHPQRKIGAGSGEHPEVEKGEL from the coding sequence GTGAAAATCAACTGGGCCGAGAACCTGCGGCAGAACGTGCACCAACTGGCCGAGTCCCTGGGCAACCTGTTCGTCGAGACCTTCCACTACCTGGCGCTGTTCGCCATCGGTGCGGTGACCGCTTGGGCTGCGGTCATGGAATTCCTCGGGATGCTGGAGAAAGGGAACATCAAGATCGATGACATCTTGCTGCTGTTCATCTACCTGGAACTGGGGGCGATGGTCGGGATTTACTTCAAGACCAACCACATGCCGGTGCGTTTCCTGATCTATGTGGCGATCACCGCGCTGACGCGGCTGCTGATCTCCAACGTCTCGCACCACAATCCGCCGGACCTGGGGATCATCTACCTGTGCGGCGGGATTCTGCTGCTGGCGTTTTCGATTCTGGTGGTGCGTTACGCCTCGTCGCAGTTCCCTTCGGTGAAGATCGAACACCCGCAGCGCAAGATCGGTGCGGGTTCCGGTGAACATCCTGAAGTGGAGAAGGGCGAGCTTTAA
- a CDS encoding DUF3509 domain-containing protein codes for MDNPFQIITDAFAPEYQINLSIQGLDGSIMLTLSKSGRVAAKRMISAEQRNDPKRLKRLVQSIQFGIAIEQGHSAVAILEAMTDGDNRNPPPPLVKSRPWPAMGL; via the coding sequence ATGGACAACCCTTTTCAGATCATTACCGATGCCTTTGCTCCGGAGTATCAAATCAACCTGAGCATTCAGGGTCTGGACGGCAGCATCATGCTGACCCTCTCCAAAAGTGGCCGCGTGGCGGCCAAACGGATGATCAGCGCCGAACAGCGCAATGACCCCAAGCGCCTGAAACGCCTGGTGCAGAGCATTCAGTTCGGCATCGCCATCGAACAAGGCCACAGCGCCGTGGCCATCCTCGAAGCCATGACCGACGGCGACAATCGCAACCCGCCGCCGCCCTTGGTCAAATCCCGGCCCTGGCCCGCCATGGGGCTTTAA